In the Numida meleagris isolate 19003 breed g44 Domestic line chromosome 5, NumMel1.0, whole genome shotgun sequence genome, one interval contains:
- the SLC18A3 gene encoding vesicular acetylcholine transporter — protein DDGVFKYVLLRVCPRAAVARLSEAVGERRRRLGTAMGDARRQRRLLLLVVCVALLLDNMLYMVIVPIIPEYFAAVHGGGGDGGDGESGGGNRSLLPARYPPATGDNEDVQIGVLFASKAMLQLLVNPLSGTLIDRVGYEAPLLAGLAVMFLSTTTFAFAGNYATLFAARSLQGLGSAFADTAGIALIADRYAEEPARSRALGTALACISFGSLAAPPFGGVLYEFAGKQVPFLVLACVCLLDGLLLLALAPPCAAGARANMPVGTPIHRLMIDPYIAVVAGALATCNIPLAFLEPTIANWMKESMGASEWEVGLTWLPAFFPHVLGVYVTVRLAAAYPHLQWFYGALGMAIIGASSCLVPACRNFWQVIIPLCGICFGIALVDTALLPTLAFLVDVRHVSVYGSVYAIADISYCVAYALGPVVAGQIVHTMGFVQLNLGMGLANVLYAPVLIFLKNVCQMKPSHSERNILLEEGPKGLYDTIKMEERRGVGKSLRPAGDTGENSTDSYRRDLTEVSEEDSSDYEYS, from the coding sequence GATGACGGCGTGTTCAAGTACGTGCTGTTGCGCGTGTGCCCGCGCGCCGCCGTGGCGCGGCTCTCGGAGGCGGTGggcgagcggcggcggcggctgggCACGGCCATGGGGGACgcgcggcggcagcggcggctgctgctgctggtggtgtgCGTGGCGCTGCTCTTGGACAACATGCTCTACATGGTCATCGTGCCCATCATCCCCGAGTACTTTGCGGCCGTGCACGGCGGCGGGGGCGACGGCGGGGACGGCGAGAGCGGGGGCGGCAACCGGAGCCTCCTGCCGGCGCGGTACCCGCCGGCCACGGGGGACAACGAGGACGTGCAGATCGGGGTGCTGTTCGCCTCCAAGGCtatgctgcagctgctggtgaaCCCGCTCAGCGGCACCCTCATCGACCGCGTGGGCTACGAGGCGCCGCTGCTGGCCGGGCTGGCCGTCATGTTCCTCTCCACCACCACCTTCGCCTTCGCGGGGAACTACGCGACGCTGTTCGCGGCGCGCAGCCTGCAGGGGCTGGGCTCGGCCTTCGCCGACACGGCGGGCATCGCGCTCATCGCCGACCGCTACGCCGAGGAGCCGGCGCGGAGCCGCGCCCTGGGCACGGCGCTGGCCTGCATCTCCTTCGGCAGCCTGGCCGCGCCCCCGTTCGGCGGCGTGCTCTACGAGTTCGCCGGCAAGCAGGTGCCCTTCCTGGTGCTGGCCTGCGTCTGCCTCCTCGacgggctgctgctgctggccctggcGCCGCCCTGCGCAGCGGGGGCGAGGGCCAACATGCCCGTGGGCACCCCCATCCACCGCCTCATGATAGACCCCTACATCGCCGTGGTAGCGGGGGCCCTGGCCACCTGCAACATCCCCCTGGCCTTCCTGGAGCCCACCATCGCCAACTGGATGAAGGAGTCCATGGGGGCCAGTGAGTGGGAGGTGGGCCTCACCTGGCTGCCCGCCTTCTTCCCCCACGTGCTGGGCGTCTACGTCACCGTCCGGCTAGCTGCTGCCTATCCGCACCTCCAGTGGTTTTACGGGGCCCTGGGCATGGCCATCATCGGCGCCAGCTCCTGCCTGGTGCCGGCTTGCAGGAATTTCTGGCAGGTCATCATACCCCTCTGTGGCATCTGTTTCGGCATTGCCCTGGTAGACACGGCGCTGCTGCCCACCTTGGCCTTCCTGGTGGACGTGCGCCACGTCTCCGTCTACGGCAGCGTCTACGCCATCGCGGATATCTCCTACTGTGTGGCGTACGCCCTGGGGCCCGTTGTGGCCGGCCAGATTGTACACACCATGGGCTTCGTGCAGCTCAACCTGGGCATGGGGCTCGCCAACGTGCTCTACGCCCCTGTTCTCATCTTCCTCAAAAATGTCTGCCAGATGAAACCCTCTCACTCAGAGAGGAACATCCTCCTTGAAGAAGGACCTAAGGGACTCTACGACACCATCAAAATGGAGGAGCGCAGAGGCGTGGGCAAAAGCCTGCGGCCAGCGGGTGACACAGGGGAGAATAGCACGGACTCATACCGCAGGGACCTGACAGAGGTGTCCGAGGAAGACTCGTCAGACTATGAGTACAGTTAG